A region of the Stieleria neptunia genome:
CGACGTCAACCGAGACGTCGCAATCATCTGCGCCGCCTGGCTGGCTTCGGTGGGCGCGCCGCCGCGGAGCAGTTCCAGCAAAATCGCCAAACGGTCGCCGCTCAGTGATGCCGCGTTGTTTTCCATCGCCGCCAAGGCACTGGCGCGTTTGATCCCCGATTGCGTTTCGTCACGACTGATCGCAACCAATGTTTCATCGAAGGCGTTGGTTCCGATGGCAGTCACCGCGGCGATGGCGAGCCGCGCGGTTTCCGTTCGGTCGGACCGCAAGGCGCGTGTCAACGGTTCCTTCCAACTCGGATGCAGACTCGGGTTGTCGCTACGGCCGATCGCGGTCAACAGCAACTCGCGAGACGGGGCAGGCTCCGCATCGTCGAGTCCGCGCCCGAGCGCCCGCCCGATCTCCGCCGCCACGGGCTCGGTCGCCGCGAAGGCGGAGGCGAGTTCGATGATCAACGACGCGTGGGTCGCCGACGCATCCGGCTGGTCCAACCAGCGACGCATCTGCTCGGCGACCAGCGTTGCCGTCCCGGCGAGTCCCGCGTCTGGATTCTCGCTGAGTTTTGCGGCCCGCGCCCGCCGTGAGAGGATTCCGACCGCTGTCCGTCGCAGATCGACGTCGTCGGTGTTGAGCATCTCGGCGATGGCGTCAGACGAAACGACGACGTCATCGGTTTGATCGAGGACGACGACGCAAACTCGCCGTACACGCGGTGAAGCATGACGCAATCCCATCTGCAACGCATCGAGATCGTTGATTTCGATCAGTGCGTAGGTGATCGCGTGTTCGAGTGATCGATCGAGTTGACGGCCTTCGGCCAGCGCGGCGATCAAGGCGGTAGCGGCATCGGCCTGACCGATACGGCCGAGTGCTTTGGCGGCTTCACGGCGAACCGGCGCCACATCGTCGGCCAAACGTTCGATCAACGCAGAAACCGCGTCGGCGTCGGGGTAGGTGGCGATCGATCGGCAGGCGATTTGACGGACGCTCGGATCGCGATCGTCCAGGGCAGTGCGAATCGCCGCTCGGGCGGCACTTAACGAGCCATCGTTGCCCACGATTCGCGTCAACGCCCAAAGCGCGTTTTGGCGGACCCGGATGTCGCTTTTCATCGATCGCGCCAATGCCGGCACGATCCGCTCGCCCCGCCGCGCACATTCACCGATCGCCCGATCACGCACCCGATAGCGCGTGTCATTGAGATGCTTGATCAACGCGGCGTCGGACAAAGCCTTCCAATCGATCCGCTTGCCCCAGGGATCCACTTGCGTCGTCATGCCATCGCGGCGAATCCGATAGATGCCTCCCAGGACATCGGGTTTTGACATTTGAGATGTCGGGCAACCGCGATAAAACCATCCGCCGGTATCGACAACCAACAAACTGCCGTCGGCGTCTTCGATCACATCGGTGGGATGGAAATCGTCACTCGTCCCTGCCAGCAACTCTTGCTGGGTTGCTTGAAACGTCGATCCATTCCGCTGCAGTTGCACACGAACCACTTTACCGGAATTGAAGAACGTTGCGAGGAATTGATCACGCCATCGATGGTCGATGACGCCGCTGCGGTAACGGGTGATCCCCGAGACGGCGACATGCCCGAAACGATGGATCGGACCGAGCAAATCGCCGGTGACGTTTAATTCCTCCAACACGCGTTCTCGGTGGGGGTAGGCGCCTCCGTAAAGCCAATGCACCAGTGCGTCAACGCGCGGGCGGTTGTAGAGGATATTGACGCTTCCGATCATCTCGCCTTCGTCGGTAAAGTCGACTTCGACCGGATTGTCCATGCCGCCGCCACAGTGAATGCGGACGTCCGAACCATCGGTGCGACAGGAAAACAAATACGAACCGTTGCGTTTGCTGGTGATGTTGCCGTCGTCGTCTTTGAATTCGTGGCCGTGGTACCCGTCGCACCAGTACAAACGCCCGTCGGGTCCGAAAAAGCATCCGTGGATGCTGGCGGCGTTGCCGGTGTAGCCGAACTTCGTCACGATCTTTTCACGGAGATCGGCGACGCCATCCTCGTCGGTGTCTTCCAGTCGCCAAATGTTGGGCGGCGAGGCGACGTACAACGCTCCATCGTGCCACACGCCTCCCATCGGGTACGTCATCTGGTCGGCGAACACCGTCGACCGATCAAAGCGTCCGTCGCCGTCGCTGTCTTCGAGCATGCGGATGGAATTGGGCAACTGTTCCTCAAGCTCGTCCGCGCTCAGGTTGACCCCGGCGTTGTTGCAAATGAACAGTCGCCCCCGATCGTCCAGACAGCCCATCGTGGGATGCGTGACCAAGGGAGGCCCGGCAACGAGTTCTGCCGAAAACCCTTCGGGCAATTTGATCTCCGCCGGTTGAAAGCCGGCCTGCAATGGCGGCGACGGAACCGGTTCGGACTGCGCGAGTTCTTCATCGATTCCGACGAAGAGTCTGGTTTGTGAACCGCCCCCGTTCCACATGTCGTATCGCTCCACCGCGTGGCGATCGAAGAACTCATCGAGCTCACCTTTCAGCTTTGCGGCTGTTGCACGATGCGTCGCGTCGTGGACCAGATTATGAAACTCGTCGGGATCCGATTCCAGGTCATAGAGTTCGTGGGGTCCGTTGGGATGGCGGTGAATGTATTTCCAACGTTCGGTGCGAATGCAACGCAGCCCTTCGAACTCGTAGAAGACCGGTTTTTCAGGCCCCGCCCCATCCGATTCGCCGGTCAGGACGGCGCTGAAATCATGACCGGGCGATGGCGGACTGGAGGGCATTTTGTCCGCCAAATTCAGATACGTCAGCAACGTGGGCATGAAGTCGTAGTTGGTGACCATCCGATCGGATTGGGCGTCGGATCGAATCCCGTCGGGGTGCCGCCAGATCATCGGGATTTGCATCATGCCGTCGCGGGCGGTGACGGGCCGCGTGTGGTCGCCCATACCGAAAAAGCCGCCGTGGCCACCGACCCAGCCTTGGTCGGCAACAAAGACCACGAGGGTGTTGTCATCGAGACCGCAACGTTTCAGCGTTTCCATGACCGTGCCGACGCCGTCATCGATGCCGCTGACTTCCGTTGCAACACGTCGGATGGAAACAGGGTTGTTGTGGTAATCGCGGTTACTGAATTGCCAAGGATGCGTCGGTTCGCGCGGGAACGACGACAGGTCTTTGTCGGCGTAGTAGTCCGCGTGGCGATTGCGACCTTCACGTAGCAGCAAACGACTTAAGGAATAGGGTCCGTTGTAGGAGAGGAACAGAAAGAATGGATCGTCCTGCTGCGACTGTGACTCGATAAAGCGAACGGCGTGCTTGGTCCAGAAATCGGTCAAGTACTCGGGCTCCTTGCGGATCTTTCCGTCTTCGATGATTTGCGCATCGTAAAACGTACTCGTTCCGCCGTGGGGCATGGTGATCCAGTAGTCGTCGAAACCTTCTTGGGGTCGCAGGTTGTCACCGAGGTGCCACTTGCCGACCAATCCGCAGGCATACCCCGAATCGCGCAAAACCTCGGGCAACGACGTCACTTGATCGAGCGTGCAACGAGCATCGGGACCGACTTGCAGACGCCCACCGCCCAGGAAGCAATGCACGCCGTGTTGCGACGGCAACAATCCGGTCAAAAACGTTGCACGGGTCGGCGAGCAAACGGGGTTGGACGCGAACGCGCGGGTGAACAACGTGCCTTCGGATGCCAGACGGTCAATGTTCGGCGTGCGGATGTCGCGATTGCCATAACAGCCCAGTGTCCATGCGCCATGATTGTCCGTCATGATCAGCACGACATTCGGGCGATCACCCGCGACCGACCGCAGCGGCGAGAGTGCTAAAACGAGCAGCAGGATGACGGGCAGGTTTCGCAGTCGCAGGCAGGGCATCGTAACGGACCGTTCTCTGGCAATGGTGGGACCAAGCAACACGCAGAGAGTTTAACAGCTAGACCGGCGACGCGATGATCACTTCGCGTTTTCCGCCCACCGGCCCCGGAACACGCTGGACCTGCCATCCGGCTTGTTCCAATGCGTCTCGAACGGGTCGACTGCAACTGTAGGTGGTCAGTTTGCCGGTGTCACGGATCGACCGACGCATGGATCGAAAACAGTCACTCGTCCAAAGTTCCGGTGCGCTCTCGCAACAAAACGGATCGTAGTAAATCGCATCAAATGGCGACCTCGTCGCGTCACTCCAATCCCGCACATCGGACACTTCAATGACGACCGTTCGACGTGCATCGAACCGCCATCGATACGTTCCCGGCGGAACCTCGTCTGGAAGCGAGCGGCGAAAGTCCAAATAGGCATCAACGAGGTCGGGACGCGCGGTCCAATCGCGAGGCTTCAAGTATTCCAACGTCGCCGCACTGATCCAGTCGGTTTCGATGGCGACATACTCCAGCACCGTGTCTCGGGCGACGGCCGCGTCGAGCGTCATCAACATCGCCATCGACGTTCCCAGGCCGATTTCCAGCACCCGGGTCTGCTTTCGGTCCCGCAGCCGGTCCAGCACACCGCTGTTGCGTAGGTAAACATGCCTG
Encoded here:
- a CDS encoding PVC-type heme-binding CxxCH protein, giving the protein MPCLRLRNLPVILLLVLALSPLRSVAGDRPNVVLIMTDNHGAWTLGCYGNRDIRTPNIDRLASEGTLFTRAFASNPVCSPTRATFLTGLLPSQHGVHCFLGGGRLQVGPDARCTLDQVTSLPEVLRDSGYACGLVGKWHLGDNLRPQEGFDDYWITMPHGGTSTFYDAQIIEDGKIRKEPEYLTDFWTKHAVRFIESQSQQDDPFFLFLSYNGPYSLSRLLLREGRNRHADYYADKDLSSFPREPTHPWQFSNRDYHNNPVSIRRVATEVSGIDDGVGTVMETLKRCGLDDNTLVVFVADQGWVGGHGGFFGMGDHTRPVTARDGMMQIPMIWRHPDGIRSDAQSDRMVTNYDFMPTLLTYLNLADKMPSSPPSPGHDFSAVLTGESDGAGPEKPVFYEFEGLRCIRTERWKYIHRHPNGPHELYDLESDPDEFHNLVHDATHRATAAKLKGELDEFFDRHAVERYDMWNGGGSQTRLFVGIDEELAQSEPVPSPPLQAGFQPAEIKLPEGFSAELVAGPPLVTHPTMGCLDDRGRLFICNNAGVNLSADELEEQLPNSIRMLEDSDGDGRFDRSTVFADQMTYPMGGVWHDGALYVASPPNIWRLEDTDEDGVADLREKIVTKFGYTGNAASIHGCFFGPDGRLYWCDGYHGHEFKDDDGNITSKRNGSYLFSCRTDGSDVRIHCGGGMDNPVEVDFTDEGEMIGSVNILYNRPRVDALVHWLYGGAYPHRERVLEELNVTGDLLGPIHRFGHVAVSGITRYRSGVIDHRWRDQFLATFFNSGKVVRVQLQRNGSTFQATQQELLAGTSDDFHPTDVIEDADGSLLVVDTGGWFYRGCPTSQMSKPDVLGGIYRIRRDGMTTQVDPWGKRIDWKALSDAALIKHLNDTRYRVRDRAIGECARRGERIVPALARSMKSDIRVRQNALWALTRIVGNDGSLSAARAAIRTALDDRDPSVRQIACRSIATYPDADAVSALIERLADDVAPVRREAAKALGRIGQADAATALIAALAEGRQLDRSLEHAITYALIEINDLDALQMGLRHASPRVRRVCVVVLDQTDDVVVSSDAIAEMLNTDDVDLRRTAVGILSRRARAAKLSENPDAGLAGTATLVAEQMRRWLDQPDASATHASLIIELASAFAATEPVAAEIGRALGRGLDDAEPAPSRELLLTAIGRSDNPSLHPSWKEPLTRALRSDRTETARLAIAAVTAIGTNAFDETLVAISRDETQSGIKRASALAAMENNAASLSGDRLAILLELLRGGAPTEASQAAQMIATSRLTSDQLQTLAPYLSAAGPAALRDLIRPYGRTLPVDVAEVLLDALETARSFDRLPATEVSDVIKRFPAELLPRANALLDRLQSLDDQRVQKLDRLIPLVQAADPERGRAVFASERSKCATCHRVGAVGGTIGPDLTTIGANRSVHDLMESIVFPSASIVRQYESHTVLTDSGQVYSGVITRETADSIHLQQQTGDPIVIGRDTIEELSPSTVSIMPQGMETTLSEQELADLVAWLRDLGRS
- the mnmD gene encoding tRNA (5-methylaminomethyl-2-thiouridine)(34)-methyltransferase MnmD; the encoded protein is MPIPVRETFPTDRQDLIVQVTDDGSLTLVRAGSDDAFHSGCGAASETRHVYLRNSGVLDRLRDRKQTRVLEIGLGTSMAMLMTLDAAVARDTVLEYVAIETDWISAATLEYLKPRDWTARPDLVDAYLDFRRSLPDEVPPGTYRWRFDARRTVVIEVSDVRDWSDATRSPFDAIYYDPFCCESAPELWTSDCFRSMRRSIRDTGKLTTYSCSRPVRDALEQAGWQVQRVPGPVGGKREVIIASPV